Part of the Ziziphus jujuba cultivar Dongzao chromosome 8, ASM3175591v1 genome is shown below.
tatttttggttttttgttcacacttaaaaaaaaaaaaaaaaaaaaaaaaaaaaaaaaaaaaaacaccaaagactctaaaaaaaaaaaaaagaaaagcaaaaaaaagcCAATGGCTCAAAAATACTAACCTTTGATCCAAGctctaaatggattttggattgtcaAGGAGAAGACCCGGACGGTGGACGCAATAGAAGGATATCTGGGGTTGGAATGGTAGAGATGGtagattttatttgggaattttgaaacGATGAGagatgataaattttatttgggaattttgaaatggtaaagTTTGGGTGAAACATTGGTGCGAACGGGAAaggaaatgatattttaaagcGAAAAgattgaaagaaatttttttgaagttgcaATTTTCTCGCCTGTGACAAGAAAATATCTTAATCGTTCATTGAAAAAGTTAAAACCTAATGGCTAGTCATTTTTTCACGTTTTCGGCCCACACCATTTTTGGTCAGGTTGGACTTGACCATAGAATCTCGCTACATAGTATAAATagcaacaagaaaaaaaaaaaaaaacaaaagcaaatagCGCGTcgatttgtagatgaaaaagaaaaaaaaaatcgttttcCATATCAAGATGGAAAAGCAAATAGCATTTACAATTTGTTTACTTCTTATTCACCAGTGATTGAAGaagaataaacttaaaaaaaataaaaaataaaaaaatccaacaaatatatataaaaacaaaaatcccaCAAATAAAAGTCCATTCcacatgatttttattttgtttttatttttattttgttgctttttgATCTCCTTAGATTTGCAAATCaatgaagcttttttttttatctttctttcttcttgaaTCGACTAGATCTACAAatcacaaaagaaaagaaaaaggggaagaataaaaaagctttaatttttatttttttcctcttttttttgttgcttCATCCACAAATCAAGTAGAAGGAGaatttgccaaaataaaaaatgtagaagaaaaagaagagtgggtccaaggtttaaaatatctgataaaatttaggtttaaaataaaaatgaatagaactttcataatatccattaaaatttttaaaattttgccaaaatttccatagaaatttctataagatatccacatcaaatttttaatgattttgttaaaaaatttaatttccatggaaatttttgaaatttcaaaaatattcaggaaattttttaatttcttaaaaaaattcataaatattattgctatttagtaaaaaaatttatcaaattaacttcattgataatttttttatcctttaattgcttttaagacatttagtgatataagcaaaatagaatgaattgaattgaataacattaataaattctacttattaaatatcgataaagcaaaagtacaaaaattatagattatattttttaacataacaaattttattgtCGGGAATATCTACTTTACAAATATGggtaaatagatgatgaaatatatacatgtaaaatattaatatttgtttgaaaaataaaaaaaactcctGACAAttcacaagtttttttttttttttaatatttttgaagaagCTAGAAGAGGTAGTGGTCAAAGAGAATCACCAAGtcaagaagttggattaagtccatttactggtgaacaatattacacacatacaatacaagataaagaTCATAAGAGTAGAGATACAGGTCAAGGATTTGATACCgttggaaaagactatatacgtaaagagaaatctataatAGATATGTCACAACAAGAAAATGTTTTGATTACTATGCATTTTAGATCTATGAgagttggaagtcattttcataacctttattcaatggatatttatgaaatgtcatcaagtagcaactcatgcATACTATCTaaaactcaaccatcaaagagtagtagttatgcacatagtcaaccaataatacaagatccatatggttggcatattaataattatatgcaaaattatcagggagatacattttttcataactacttttcacatttcacatctcaaaatcaaaataaggaagaaaccgatgattttTAACCACTCagaagttctatgtggtattaagatgacatttatttACTATAaggtaattgtaataattgttttatatattttagttaataaataattttatcatatatgtatttttgacatatttttgttaataataattcatccaTGGTCATTAACGCTTATCATAAATCAATTCactgaaaaaaatataacattcattcaatattttagcaagttttataattaatttgataattgatagattaaataagctaattctaaagttttcaataaaaatttccattttttaaaacaagtttacataatattttataattttttatcgatatacgatattttctaatattttcataaaaaattttgtattttaaactttcaatatttccatcgatattgattttttgaatcttGAGTGGGTCTACGTGATAAAAGTTGTAAGAGTGGGTCTTCCACGAAAtctctaaactttttttttcttttgtcttttttctaaCATTTTGGTAAAAGTGGGAAGGAAATTTTGGATGATATTACTATACTTAggggggtgtattcaatttCTACTTTTAATGacttttaataactttttttaagtgatagatttttatggatttgttggattttaatggatttaaatagAGTTTATAAAAGTATGATAGACTTTCATAGATTTTCATTATAATGACTTTTAAAGACTTTTAgtgacttttaaaaatattcataatataatcatatattaaaaagtataatctacttaaaaatgaaaatgagaaaattatcaaaaatgaaACGAACAATCCATTACtactaacaaataataaaaatatctaatatttatttttttaaaacaccaacAATCTCATTGTTATGtgtaaaaaaaagaatctattgttcattatcattaaaatgcTCAACATCATTCCACATATGAGCAACTATAGCATCTCTTCATTGATTTGCATGCTCCCTTTGTTCTTCTTGAGTCTCAATAATTGATTCAGAATCATCCTCCTCATTAAGGTATTGCTGAAGATGATGAACCTTCATCATCTTGTTCTTCTGGAAACTCATCAAAACGACACTTTTTGCGCATAAAGTTATGTAATCCTGCACAAGCTAAAACTAATTCTCCTCGTGTATCAAATGGAAATGGAGGAGCTGTTTTGAAAATTGTAAACtgtgatttaaatataccaAATATTCTTTCAATTGTATTTCTCAGTGAAGCATGAAGATGACTGAATAATTCATTTGGAGTTTCAGGGTCACGACCTTGACCTAAAAAATCTTGAAGATGATGATAACAAATACCTCGAAAAGGAGCTAAAAATTGACATCGATTTGGAAATCCAGAatccaccaaaaaaatttaCCTAACCATATAATACTTGTATAATTAGTAAGCAATACGTAACAtgtataattagaaaaaaaaaagtaataataataataaatatataaataccttGTGGTACTTTAAGTCCATTCCTCCTTGATAGAGCATCATTTAATACTTTTGAATCATGAGCAAATCCTTCCCACCCACTAAGCACATACATAAATTCTAAATCAAAGTTGCAAGCTGCTAAAacattttgtgaaattattccATAACGATTACATTAACTGCTTATATCATGTCCTCGTACCATTGCGGGAATATGAATGCCGTCAATAGCTCCTATGCAATCctatacttataaaaataatatagaatagGTTATAAGAATTACAAcaatttaatagttaaaaaaaaaacagcactaacaataataataattaatactaacaaaaaaatcatttactTTAAAGTAAGGGTAAAATCTTGTACTTTCTCTAATTTTTTCTGGCACTGTTACTCCAGGTTTAGCCATCAAATCTACTGTGCTTGTGTTCAACGCCCTCAAAATCTTGTTAAAACTTTGACTAGTGGTAAAATGTGACCGTTCAAATGTTTTACGAATCAAACAATGTCAAGAATTTTGGTCGACAATAAGTAAAAATGTTGCAAGCATCTCTTCAACACAAATAAATCTTGTATCATATAGTAATGTTTTTTCTCTAATGATGTTACATAACTTTAGAAACACATTAGGATACATTCTATAAACTTGCCGAAAGTTTGTCGGTTCCTCATTCAATATTTTGTGTATGTAGTCATATCCAATTAACGTTTTTGATCTTCTGGATAATGGACGTTGAGCATGATTACTATACATGTTAACTATGAGTTTATGTAGTACTTGGAGAATTGCTCTAATAGCTATCAaagaatttttaactttttcccgCAGTTCTTCTTCATACTCTTCTTCTTCCATCTCTTCCTCTTCTATTTCTTCTTTGTCTATATTGGAATAAGACATTGTAAATGAAGCTTCCtgatcaaattattaaaaaaaaaaaaagcaaaaaaaattattaaaaaataagctcATTATTTTAGTACATGTGTTAAGCTTAATAATAActcaaaaaataatgaaaaaaataatcatcCAATGATCAAAGAtctaaaaaagaatttaaatgcatattcataataataatatatattaaaaaaaataaaaataaaagtcaaacatattctattactattttatactaataaaaaaataacataataagtTAGacactcaaaataaaaataacatccttaaaacaatacattttaaaatcacTCAATTTTGCAATTCAAAGTTAGTCCAATCAAAATGCTCTTGGAGTGTCATTTTGAAGAACTCGATCTTGTTTGCTCTAGtgtttaacaattttgatgCCTTATACTTGCTTATCCAAGTTTGGAATCTCCTTGATAATATCCCAACAACTATAATCTCTAGTATCAATTGAATCAATACTTCAATTCAACTTTTTAATACTTTGATTAATCTTCTCCAAGACTGCTGCTTGTGACCTGTTAGTTTCAAAAGAACTAGATTTTCCATCAAAGTccattctatttctttttctcgTTGTTAGAGGAACTTCTGAACTCGTGTTCTGAAAAGGTAATGATGAAGTAAAATCACCTAAAGTTGACGATTGTAGTGAAGTTTCTTATATATCACTTGGTATGAATGTTTCAGTCGTGAGATCATATGTCAAGTTGTCTAAATCACATCTCTATTTTCTTCTAAGTCAAATATTCTTGCATCAGTTTCCTCTCCTAATCCAATTAAATGTCTCCCAGTTGCTGCTCCATTTCCAATTGTAATTCTCAAGTCTTCATAATCAACAAAAGTGTATGTACGATAACTTTTATGGATAGGATGagactaacaaaaaataaaagtacaatTAGCATTAGTATGTTATAGAAACAAGCAATagacaatatataaaaaattcctattattaatattcattatttttttgtatatatatatatattttaaatagaagAAAGCTTACCTTAAAATAGTCCTCCCACACTTCTTCACTAGcagtaaatttttttgttataggaTCCCATCCAAATCCAGAGCTATGCCACATAAGTTGAAAATAGTTGGCATACTGTTGTTTAAACCATTTCAACCGACTTGTGTACTCCTTATAAGTCCATTCACTCCCAAATTTTGCATTAAGAATGAgaagtattcttttttttacagTTTGCTTGCTTAATAAACCACTTTTATCACGCCATCCACGATTGGCAGCATTAACCATGAGTTTTAGTAACTCATTGCTCTTGTCCATTGACCatactttatatttttctacaccttttttttttcctttatgatCTCCTTATTGTGAATCCTCCATTAaaaattactatattttacataaaatgcaatacataatttaaaaaataaaagaatagtgTGCAGAATACTAATAAATCCGTGAAACTTTAAAAACAATATACAAAAAaacttccccaaaaaaaaaaaaaagcaggaaATCACATGAATGCAGAATAGTGATCTACCAAATACTAATGCATGCCCTCCTGGATGTGACCAGTTAACCCAGAAATAATAGCCTTGATATTAAGGTGTCTAATTCGTAGCACAAATATACCAATTAAAATGGATACAGAAATTAAAATGGCATAAAAATTAGTCCATTTCCTTTTCGTTAACCACCAACAATATTTGTACATAAACTACTACATTGCCCATcaagcattaaaaaataaaaataaaaaataaaaactactatATTCCTTATATCTATGTGTTCGTGTGTGTATTTGTATACATGAACAACATGTCTATAatgattaaaatcaatttttctgtttttcttctttttaagaaaatgcgTCATCAATAACCTcttaaaaaataggaaaaatgaGAGAAAGTGCACACAAAATTATGCTACAAAAAAACGATGCATAGCCACCAATTATATACCCAAAAAGAAATCAAGGTTTATttactaaaaaaacaaaaaagaaaaaaaagtcaagATTTGCTTGTTACGTCTCCTACACTAGTACAATCATTATATTATACTTCTAATAAGACAAAaatgaacagaaaaaaaaaaagaaaaacagtttCTACTGTAAAAAAAATCACCATCATCACAAAAAAAtcaccttttatatatatatatatatatatatattttattggtgAGAGATTTCTATTTATCAAAAAGTAATTTCAGTACAATagtcaaaagtcatataaaataatgGTAATCAAGAGTAACCGCACACTTCTCTATCACAAAATCCAAACCACGGATCAAAAAATATACAACATACTGGAAAGTTTTTTGAGATGATTGAGACAGAAGAATACCAAGCAGCTTCCCTTCAACGTGCAACAGCGTCTTTTCAGTGTCTTCTGTATTTTTTAGAAGTCGGTAAATTTCTTTGGGGTAGTTGGTGGAAaaattggaaaagcttctaTTTATATCTCTCACAAAAAAGTCAAGAAAAGTAATCAAAAGTCCAAATCTATAAACATTAAGTACAAATTGAAtacatttttacttttaaagatttaaaaaaatcataattaaatatactataatttttatagattttatcaAAATCTTTAAAAGTCAAGATTaaatacctttttatttttaaaagtaattaaaaatttatatttaatacaccaatacttttaaaatctataaaagtCATTAAAAGTTAAGATTAAATACACCCCCTATTGTTAAAACACTAATTAAAATacattacttatatatattttggatcaTATTActatatttaatgttaaaacacTAATTCAAAtacattatatagatatatatatatatataaaagatattgcactttttcaaaaattttctaacttttttcatatttttaactatattcaattaccattttttctcttttcaattaaatttaataaaaattgactAATGCAAAGGTATTTTTAAactgtttcaaattatatagtattttttgaaataaaactagaccatcaatttttaattaaatttaacagAAATTAATTAACCGTAAAGATCTttttaagatatttttaaattgtttcaaacaacaaagtatttttttttaaataaagataaatcacGCATATCTATATGATATTAActatataaataatgataatactaTGTCAAAAGTTTAACAATCAATTATGATTTGCaatgtaaatataatataaacgtGCAAGTACATGTGAAATGTAAATTTGGCATTTGAATCCGAGTAGATGGTCACCTACTCGCAATTGTTTGTCATGCTTTTCAAGTACGTTGCGTGAACGCAAGGGGTAACAGATAA
Proteins encoded:
- the LOC107412085 gene encoding uncharacterized protein At2g29880-like, whose product is MDKSNELLKLMVNAANRGWRDKSGLLSKQTVKKRILLILNAKFGSEWTYKEYTSRLKWFKQQYANYFQLMWHSSGFGWDPITKKFTASEEVWEDYFKSHPIHKSYRTYTFVDYEDLRITIGNGAATGRHLIGLGEETDARIFDLEENRDVI